The following coding sequences lie in one Corynebacterium anserum genomic window:
- the rplT gene encoding 50S ribosomal protein L20 has protein sequence MARVKRSVNAKKKRREVLNSAKGYRGQRSRLYRKAKEQMLHSKTYAFRDRRARKGEFRKLWVQRINAGARANGLTYNRLIQGLRLAEIEVDRKILAELAVNDAPAFAALCEAAKAALPEDVNAPAAS, from the coding sequence GTGGCACGTGTCAAGCGCTCTGTGAACGCTAAGAAGAAGCGTCGCGAAGTACTGAATTCCGCCAAGGGCTACCGTGGTCAGCGCTCCCGCCTGTACCGCAAGGCTAAGGAGCAGATGCTCCACTCCAAGACCTACGCGTTCCGCGATCGCCGCGCGCGTAAGGGCGAATTCCGTAAGCTGTGGGTCCAGCGCATCAATGCTGGCGCCCGCGCTAACGGCCTAACTTACAACCGTCTGATCCAGGGTCTGCGCCTTGCTGAAATCGAGGTGGATCGCAAGATCCTTGCTGAGCTCGCCGTCAATGATGCGCCTGCATTCGCTGCGCTGTGCGAGGCTGCTAAGGCTGCCCTACCAGAGGATGTTAACGCTCCAGCTGCTTCCTAA
- a CDS encoding TrmH family RNA methyltransferase, whose translation MSEKELFTERTPSVVNAAKLHRASARRKAGVFIVEGENSVEAAIATGAARDVFVTEKGAKKFEPIIRAAGYMNVYVHYITERAAKHLSDTSHTTGLFAVCTPVLWSTGKAIKGRPNLISVPVLTSDPGNAGTLIRVSDAVGADAVIFAGETVDPQSCKAVRSSAGSLFHIPVARDTNIKDVLGQLRAKGLQILATAADGEVSLDSAAELLQQPTAWLFGNEAHGLGEELLAEADCRIRIPIRGRAESLNLATAASICLYESAKAQSLAHHC comes from the coding sequence ATGAGCGAAAAGGAACTGTTCACCGAGCGGACTCCCAGCGTCGTCAATGCCGCCAAACTGCACAGGGCTTCCGCCCGTAGAAAAGCTGGAGTTTTCATCGTCGAGGGGGAGAATTCGGTGGAGGCTGCTATCGCCACTGGTGCTGCCAGAGATGTGTTCGTTACGGAAAAAGGCGCAAAGAAATTTGAACCGATTATTCGCGCAGCTGGCTATATGAATGTCTACGTGCACTACATCACCGAACGCGCGGCGAAACATTTGAGCGACACATCTCATACCACCGGTTTGTTTGCAGTGTGCACTCCTGTGCTGTGGTCTACCGGAAAAGCCATCAAGGGACGGCCGAACTTGATATCGGTCCCGGTGCTTACAAGCGACCCCGGCAACGCGGGCACTTTGATCCGAGTATCCGATGCTGTGGGTGCGGATGCCGTTATTTTCGCCGGAGAAACGGTCGACCCTCAATCCTGCAAGGCAGTGCGTTCTTCCGCTGGATCCCTGTTCCACATCCCTGTGGCTCGCGATACCAACATCAAAGATGTGCTTGGTCAGTTGCGTGCCAAAGGGTTGCAGATTCTCGCTACCGCAGCGGATGGCGAAGTGAGCCTAGACAGCGCCGCTGAGTTGTTACAGCAGCCCACTGCTTGGCTATTCGGTAACGAGGCGCATGGGTTGGGTGAGGAGCTGTTGGCGGAAGCGGATTGTCGCATACGTATTCCAATCCGCGGTCGTGCCGAATCGCTAAACCTTGCGACGGCAGCCTCGATTTGTCTCTATGAGTCAGCCAAGGCGCAGTCTCTGGCTCACCATTGCTAA
- the rpmI gene encoding 50S ribosomal protein L35 gives MKQKTHKGAAKRIKISGSGKLRREQANRRHLLEGKPSTRTRRLKGTKDVSPADTKRMKRLLGKA, from the coding sequence ATGAAGCAGAAGACCCACAAGGGTGCCGCTAAGCGCATCAAGATCTCCGGTTCCGGCAAACTGCGTCGCGAGCAGGCTAACCGCCGCCACCTGCTGGAGGGCAAGCCTTCCACTCGTACCCGTCGCCTCAAGGGCACCAAGGACGTTTCCCCAGCTGATACCAAGCGCATGAAGCGCCTGCTCGGCAAGGCTTAG
- the pheT gene encoding phenylalanine--tRNA ligase subunit beta, whose product MLISQSWLTRILQTANPSWSVDAEEFDAGFVRVGFETEGYEPIPETTGPLVLGRVEKIEELEGFKKPIRYCQVNVGTANGTGEMQKIICGARNFAEGDYVVISLPGTVLPGGFEIGARKTYGKISEGMICSAMEVGMTSVQNSGIITIPEPEIERLGMKLGDDARPLLGLDDTVFDVNITPDRGYALSARGLARELASSFDLQFRDPATDPAAAALDDDLLAGLPGTDGDVQKIEVDADTQCSLFAMRKVVGIDPKAESPLWLQRELMLCGARPVNAATDVTNYIMFLLGTPMHAFDAEKISGALHVRCAREGEKLTTLDHVERELHAEDVVIADNSGIQSLAGVMGGTTSEISDETTDVLFEAAHWDQITIARTCRRHKLSSEASRRFERGVDPAVITEALDYAVSLLVRIAGGRVVEGRTVVGEVPTMPTITMHTSRPGKVAGMIYPDGTTIGRLREIGCTVRETGDRDGNGAREIEVTPPTWRPDLTMPAELVEEVLRLQGLEDIPSVVPTAPAGRGLTPRQRMRRSVGHALAWAGYAEIIPTPFIANDVFDVWDLDADDPRRVTVKVQNPLEADAACIGTTLLPSMIDALRRNVTRGQRDVALFGIAQVSKPESSEQSSPMPSVQQRPSDQELKELLASLPQQPLHVSVIATGNRQLQGIWGEAQAFTARDAIESARVIGRAAGVEFTFHNAEYLPWHPGRCAEIRVGDTVVGHAGELHPQVCERAHVPSRTVALEIDLDALPLEETFPRPVLSPFPAVLQDVAVVVDSTIPASDVEDALRVGAGELLEDIRLFDIYTSDALGNEKRSLTFSLRFRACDRTLTEEEASEARKAAISEAEERVGAELRG is encoded by the coding sequence ATGCTCATCTCCCAGTCATGGCTGACCCGTATCCTGCAAACCGCCAACCCAAGCTGGTCCGTCGACGCAGAAGAATTCGACGCAGGCTTCGTTCGGGTCGGTTTCGAGACCGAGGGCTATGAACCAATACCGGAAACCACCGGTCCGCTGGTGCTCGGGCGAGTGGAGAAGATCGAGGAGCTGGAAGGCTTTAAGAAACCAATTCGCTACTGCCAAGTGAATGTTGGTACGGCCAATGGGACCGGGGAGATGCAGAAAATTATCTGCGGCGCGCGAAATTTCGCCGAAGGCGATTACGTAGTCATCTCCTTACCCGGGACCGTGCTTCCCGGTGGTTTTGAGATAGGAGCTCGTAAAACCTACGGAAAGATTTCCGAAGGAATGATCTGCTCCGCGATGGAAGTGGGGATGACCTCGGTACAGAACTCTGGCATCATCACCATCCCTGAGCCCGAGATAGAACGCCTCGGTATGAAGCTCGGGGATGATGCGCGTCCACTACTGGGATTGGACGATACAGTTTTCGATGTCAACATCACGCCGGATCGTGGCTATGCACTCTCGGCGCGAGGCTTGGCACGTGAACTGGCGTCGAGCTTTGACCTGCAATTCCGAGATCCGGCGACTGATCCTGCCGCCGCAGCCCTGGATGACGATCTTCTCGCCGGGCTTCCAGGCACCGACGGCGATGTGCAGAAAATCGAGGTGGACGCGGATACCCAGTGTTCCCTTTTCGCGATGCGCAAAGTGGTGGGGATTGACCCTAAGGCAGAATCACCGCTGTGGCTTCAACGCGAGTTGATGCTTTGCGGGGCTCGCCCTGTCAACGCTGCCACCGATGTGACCAACTACATCATGTTCCTTCTTGGGACACCGATGCATGCATTCGATGCTGAAAAGATATCGGGTGCATTGCATGTTCGCTGTGCGCGTGAAGGGGAGAAGCTCACAACCCTAGACCATGTTGAGCGTGAGTTGCACGCGGAAGATGTGGTCATTGCTGACAATTCGGGTATTCAATCCCTCGCGGGAGTGATGGGTGGTACGACGTCCGAGATTTCCGACGAGACCACCGATGTACTCTTTGAAGCTGCTCACTGGGATCAGATCACCATCGCTCGAACCTGTCGACGCCACAAGTTGAGTTCGGAAGCGTCTCGGCGTTTTGAACGTGGAGTCGATCCAGCAGTTATCACTGAGGCTTTGGACTATGCGGTCTCACTGCTGGTACGCATTGCAGGTGGTCGCGTCGTAGAAGGGCGAACCGTTGTTGGTGAAGTTCCGACGATGCCTACCATCACCATGCATACTTCGCGTCCCGGCAAGGTTGCGGGCATGATTTACCCGGATGGTACGACTATCGGCCGTCTGCGTGAGATTGGCTGCACCGTGCGAGAAACTGGTGATCGCGATGGTAACGGGGCACGGGAGATTGAGGTGACACCTCCAACGTGGCGCCCCGACTTAACTATGCCAGCTGAGCTCGTCGAGGAAGTCCTCCGTCTGCAGGGGCTCGAAGATATCCCCTCGGTGGTTCCTACCGCTCCAGCGGGTCGAGGTCTAACTCCTCGCCAGCGCATGCGTCGCTCGGTGGGTCACGCCCTGGCGTGGGCTGGTTACGCAGAGATTATTCCGACCCCATTTATCGCCAATGATGTGTTCGACGTGTGGGATCTGGATGCAGACGATCCGCGACGCGTGACTGTGAAGGTTCAAAATCCGTTGGAAGCCGACGCCGCATGCATTGGCACTACGCTATTGCCGTCCATGATCGATGCGTTACGCCGTAACGTGACACGTGGTCAGCGAGATGTCGCCTTGTTTGGTATCGCGCAGGTAAGCAAGCCGGAGAGTAGTGAGCAAAGTTCACCGATGCCATCGGTTCAACAGCGCCCCAGTGACCAAGAGCTTAAAGAACTATTAGCTTCTCTGCCTCAGCAGCCATTGCACGTCTCTGTCATTGCTACCGGCAACAGGCAGTTGCAGGGAATCTGGGGTGAAGCCCAGGCTTTCACTGCGCGTGACGCTATTGAGTCCGCTCGTGTTATTGGGCGTGCTGCTGGTGTGGAGTTCACATTCCATAACGCGGAATATCTTCCGTGGCATCCGGGTCGTTGTGCAGAAATCCGGGTTGGGGATACGGTGGTAGGACATGCGGGTGAGTTACATCCTCAGGTATGTGAGCGAGCACATGTTCCGTCTCGAACGGTTGCGTTGGAGATCGATCTGGACGCTCTTCCGTTAGAAGAGACTTTCCCGCGTCCGGTGCTGTCGCCATTCCCCGCTGTGCTGCAGGATGTCGCGGTTGTGGTGGATTCGACAATCCCAGCGTCAGACGTTGAGGACGCATTGCGTGTCGGAGCCGGTGAGCTGCTCGAAGATATCCGTCTTTTTGATATTTACACTTCTGACGCGCTGGGCAATGAAAAGCGTTCTCTTACTTTCTCCTTGCGTTTCCGTGCATGTGATCGGACCCTCACAGAAGAAGAAGCCAGCGAGGCTCGCAAAGCTGCAATTTCAGAGGCGGAAGAGCGAGTGGGCGCCGAACTGCGTGGATAA
- the uvrA gene encoding excinuclease ABC subunit UvrA, with translation MADRLIVQGAREHNLKGVDIDLPRDTMIVFTGLSGSGKSSLAFDTIFAEGQRRYVESLSSYARMFLGRMDKPDVDLIEGLSPAVSIDQKSTNRNPRSTVGTVTEIFDYLRLLYARTGVPHCPQCHEVIQRQTPQEIVDQVLAMEEGLKFQVLAPVVRTRKGEFVDLFEDLASQGYSRVMVDGEIHQLSNPPKLEKQVKHDIDVVVDRLQVKPSQKQRLTDSIETALKLADGIVVLDMVGLDDDDPQRVRRFSERMACPNGHELTLDELEPRTFSFNSPYGACPACDGLGTRLEVDEKLVVPDEDAPLISAIAPWNSSPNSKYFVKLLSALAKELDIDPKTPWNKLTKAQQKAVMNGHSAQIRVSYRNRYGRARNYSAPFEGVMPFLKRKMDQTDSDWAKDRYRSYMREVACPTCQGTRLKPEVLAVTLASGDRELSIAEVADLSIADASEFLDNLSLSKRDEMISGAVLREIQTRLKFLLDVGLNYLSMSRSAGTLSGGEAQRIRLATQIGSGLAGVLYVLDEPSIGLHQRDNARLISTLEHLRDLGNTLIVVEHDEDTIRTADWLVDIGPRAGELGGEVVYQGEPEGIVEEERSITGQYLSGKRVLAVPQSRREIDPQRMLTVHGAQENNLKNIDVNIPLGVLCCVSGVSGSGKSSLINGILARSLANNLNRARLVPGRHKKVTGLEHLDKLVQVDQSPIGRTPRSNPATYTGVFDKIRKLFAETTEAKVRGYTAGRFSFNVKGGRCEACHGDGTLKIEMNFLPDVYVPCEVCEGARYNRETLEVLYKGKSIAEVLDMPIVEAAEFFRPVTSISRYLDTLVDVGLGYVRLGQAATTLSGGEAQRVKLAAELQKRSNGRTIYILDEPTTGLHFEDIRKLMLVIQSLVDKGNSVIIIEHNLDVIKAADWIVDMGPEGGSGGGTVVAAGTPENVAMVEDSHTGRYLKVILSNE, from the coding sequence GTGGCAGATAGGTTGATCGTCCAAGGTGCTCGAGAGCACAACCTCAAGGGCGTGGACATCGACTTGCCTCGCGACACAATGATTGTGTTTACCGGTTTGTCCGGTTCAGGAAAGTCTTCGCTGGCTTTCGACACAATCTTCGCGGAAGGACAGCGCCGGTACGTTGAATCGCTCAGTTCCTATGCGCGCATGTTTTTGGGGCGCATGGACAAACCAGATGTGGATCTTATTGAAGGTCTGAGCCCGGCGGTATCTATTGATCAAAAATCGACGAATCGTAATCCTCGTTCTACCGTGGGAACGGTCACAGAGATTTTTGATTATCTGCGTCTGCTATATGCACGCACTGGTGTTCCGCATTGTCCACAGTGCCACGAGGTGATTCAGCGCCAGACCCCACAGGAGATCGTGGATCAGGTGTTGGCCATGGAGGAAGGCCTCAAATTCCAAGTTCTCGCTCCCGTGGTGCGTACCCGCAAGGGGGAGTTTGTCGATCTCTTTGAAGACTTGGCTTCCCAGGGCTATTCACGCGTCATGGTTGATGGTGAGATTCACCAGCTGTCGAATCCGCCAAAACTGGAGAAACAGGTGAAGCACGACATAGATGTGGTGGTGGATCGCCTCCAGGTGAAACCTTCTCAAAAGCAGCGCCTAACTGACTCGATTGAAACGGCGTTGAAACTCGCTGATGGCATCGTGGTACTGGACATGGTGGGGTTGGACGATGATGATCCCCAGCGTGTGCGCCGTTTCTCGGAGAGGATGGCCTGCCCAAATGGGCATGAGCTGACTCTGGATGAGTTGGAACCGCGGACGTTCTCTTTCAACTCTCCGTATGGTGCATGCCCAGCTTGTGATGGCCTAGGTACCCGCCTCGAGGTTGATGAGAAATTGGTGGTCCCAGATGAAGACGCGCCGTTGATTTCTGCGATTGCCCCGTGGAACTCCAGCCCTAATAGCAAGTACTTCGTTAAGCTGCTGAGCGCTCTGGCGAAAGAGTTGGACATTGATCCCAAAACGCCGTGGAATAAGCTGACGAAGGCTCAACAAAAAGCGGTGATGAATGGGCATTCTGCGCAAATTCGTGTGTCTTACCGCAATCGCTATGGCCGCGCGCGCAATTATTCCGCACCGTTTGAAGGTGTTATGCCGTTTCTCAAGCGCAAGATGGATCAGACGGATTCGGATTGGGCGAAAGATCGGTATCGCAGTTATATGCGTGAGGTTGCTTGTCCGACATGTCAGGGAACTCGCCTCAAACCTGAGGTGTTGGCCGTGACGCTAGCCTCAGGGGACCGTGAGCTCTCCATCGCTGAGGTGGCGGATCTTTCGATAGCTGATGCGAGCGAGTTTCTCGACAATCTGAGCCTCAGCAAGCGTGATGAAATGATTTCCGGCGCTGTGTTGAGGGAGATTCAAACTCGTTTGAAATTCCTCTTAGACGTGGGCCTGAATTATTTGTCCATGTCGAGGTCTGCCGGCACCCTTTCCGGCGGGGAGGCGCAGCGTATTCGTTTGGCGACGCAAATAGGTTCGGGCCTGGCGGGTGTGTTGTATGTCTTGGATGAACCATCCATTGGCCTGCATCAGCGTGATAATGCCCGCCTGATTTCCACTTTGGAGCACCTGCGAGATTTGGGAAATACATTGATCGTGGTTGAGCACGATGAAGATACGATTCGCACCGCTGATTGGCTAGTGGATATCGGTCCCCGGGCGGGAGAGCTTGGTGGGGAGGTGGTGTACCAGGGCGAGCCCGAGGGAATTGTCGAGGAGGAGCGCTCCATTACCGGTCAGTATCTGTCCGGCAAGAGGGTGCTAGCCGTTCCCCAATCACGCCGTGAAATTGACCCTCAGCGCATGTTGACGGTGCACGGCGCTCAGGAAAATAATCTGAAGAACATCGACGTGAATATTCCGCTTGGTGTGCTCTGTTGTGTGTCTGGAGTGTCCGGTTCCGGTAAGTCTTCGCTGATTAATGGAATTCTTGCCCGTTCCCTGGCTAATAACCTTAACCGGGCGCGCCTGGTGCCAGGCCGGCATAAGAAGGTGACTGGTTTAGAGCATTTAGACAAGTTAGTGCAGGTGGATCAAAGTCCCATTGGTCGAACCCCACGTTCTAACCCTGCGACTTACACTGGGGTTTTCGATAAGATCCGTAAGCTCTTTGCGGAAACTACCGAGGCTAAGGTGCGTGGCTACACGGCGGGGCGCTTTTCGTTCAATGTGAAAGGCGGCCGCTGTGAAGCTTGTCACGGGGATGGCACGTTGAAGATTGAGATGAATTTCCTGCCAGATGTGTATGTTCCCTGTGAGGTATGCGAGGGTGCTCGCTATAACCGTGAAACCTTGGAAGTTTTGTATAAAGGGAAGTCCATCGCCGAGGTTTTGGATATGCCGATCGTGGAGGCAGCCGAGTTCTTCAGGCCCGTCACGAGCATCTCGCGGTATTTAGACACCTTGGTGGATGTGGGGCTGGGTTACGTTCGTTTAGGTCAAGCTGCTACCACTTTGTCCGGTGGTGAGGCTCAGCGTGTGAAGTTAGCTGCGGAGCTCCAGAAGCGGTCGAATGGCCGAACGATTTATATCCTCGATGAGCCCACCACAGGTCTGCATTTTGAAGATATCCGCAAGCTGATGTTGGTGATCCAATCTCTGGTGGACAAGGGGAATTCGGTGATTATCATTGAGCACAATCTCGACGTCATTAAGGCCGCGGACTGGATAGTGGACATGGGGCCTGAAGGAGGTTCTGGCGGTGGAACGGTGGTTGCCGCAGGCACTCCTGAAAATGTTGCCATGGTTGAAGACTCACACACCGGGCGGTATCTCAAGGTCATTCTGTCGAATGAGTGA
- the argJ gene encoding bifunctional glutamate N-acetyltransferase/amino-acid acetyltransferase ArgJ, which translates to MTEHGSSTHPASESVGEQETGITVPAGFSAAAVKAGIKPSGNPDMALIVNHGPLYTAAARFTSNRVVASPVKWTRSHNDGRFRAVVVNAGNANACNGAQGDADAQTTAEKAAEILSIDAQDVAVCSTGLIGDVLPMDKILGGVEELVPLLSEEVTAGHAAAGAIMTTDLVQKESVYRGKGWSIGAMGKGVGMMAPSLATMLVFITTDAVIEDSEQLSDVLGAATKVTFDCLDVDGSTSTNDTVLLMASGASGITPDAQELKDAIHQVCLDLAMQLQADAEGVTKRVSITVKGAATDEQAKDAARVVGRDTLFKCAMFGSDPNWGRVLAAVGMAPVEMDPERISVSFNGYPVCINSTGAPGARDVDLSGADVAVEIDLAVGEGQATVWTTDLSYSYVNINSEYST; encoded by the coding sequence ATGACCGAACACGGATCGTCAACGCATCCTGCATCCGAATCCGTCGGAGAACAAGAAACTGGCATTACCGTTCCCGCCGGCTTTTCTGCAGCGGCGGTGAAGGCTGGAATAAAACCATCCGGCAATCCGGATATGGCCCTGATCGTCAATCACGGACCTTTGTACACCGCGGCGGCGAGGTTCACCTCCAACCGTGTCGTGGCTTCTCCGGTGAAGTGGACGCGTTCTCATAACGATGGTCGTTTTCGCGCCGTCGTGGTCAATGCCGGCAATGCAAATGCTTGCAATGGTGCACAGGGAGATGCTGATGCTCAGACTACCGCAGAGAAAGCCGCTGAGATTCTTTCCATCGACGCTCAGGACGTGGCGGTTTGTTCCACGGGCTTGATCGGTGATGTCCTGCCGATGGACAAGATTCTTGGGGGCGTGGAAGAACTGGTCCCGCTACTATCCGAGGAGGTTACAGCAGGGCATGCGGCGGCTGGAGCCATCATGACAACCGATCTGGTCCAGAAAGAATCTGTGTATCGCGGTAAGGGCTGGTCCATCGGTGCAATGGGCAAAGGCGTTGGCATGATGGCGCCGTCCTTGGCGACCATGCTGGTTTTTATCACCACCGACGCAGTAATTGAGGACTCCGAGCAGCTTTCTGATGTCTTGGGCGCAGCCACGAAAGTCACTTTTGATTGCCTTGATGTAGACGGTTCCACTTCAACCAACGATACTGTGCTTCTCATGGCATCGGGTGCTTCCGGAATAACTCCAGATGCTCAAGAATTGAAAGATGCAATTCACCAGGTCTGTCTTGACCTTGCTATGCAGCTACAGGCTGACGCAGAGGGTGTTACCAAACGCGTGTCCATTACCGTGAAAGGAGCAGCTACCGACGAACAAGCCAAAGACGCTGCTCGAGTTGTGGGTCGCGATACCTTGTTTAAGTGCGCCATGTTCGGTTCTGATCCGAATTGGGGGCGCGTATTGGCTGCAGTAGGAATGGCCCCGGTGGAGATGGATCCGGAAAGAATCAGCGTCTCTTTCAATGGCTATCCTGTCTGCATAAATTCTACCGGTGCTCCCGGAGCCCGTGACGTAGATCTCTCTGGTGCCGATGTGGCAGTTGAGATTGACTTGGCAGTGGGGGAGGGACAGGCCACTGTGTGGACGACGGATTTGTCCTACTCCTACGTGAACATCAATTCCGAATACTCCACTTAA
- the pheS gene encoding phenylalanine--tRNA ligase subunit alpha has translation MSDSVDSTVDLSEAALEAAADAAIAAFERAADLDELAIARREHLGDDAPIPAARRSLGSLPKDQRKDAGRRVNMARGRVEKRLSQVKDDLERKRNEEVLRAERIDVTEPTTRGQCGAQHPITILNEHIADIFIGMGWEIAEGPEIEAEYFNFDSLNFIPDHPARTLQDTFHIAPEGSKQVLRTHTSPVQMRTMLSRELPIYIACPGRVFRTDELDATHTPVFHQVEGLAVDKGLTMAHLKGTLDHLAKTLFGPETKTRIRPNYFPFTEPSAEVDVWFPDKKGGAGWIEWGGCGMVNPNVLTAAGIDPEEYSGFAFGMGIERTLQFRNGLPDMRDMVEGDVRFTLPFGVR, from the coding sequence TTGTCTGATTCCGTTGACTCTACGGTGGATCTGTCCGAAGCTGCTTTGGAAGCTGCAGCCGACGCTGCAATCGCTGCTTTTGAGCGTGCTGCAGACCTAGACGAGCTTGCTATAGCGCGGCGTGAACACCTAGGAGATGACGCACCAATCCCGGCTGCTCGCCGTAGTCTCGGTTCCCTTCCGAAGGATCAGCGTAAGGACGCCGGACGCCGAGTGAATATGGCGCGCGGTCGAGTTGAAAAACGCTTGAGTCAGGTGAAAGATGACCTGGAACGCAAGCGCAATGAAGAAGTTCTCAGGGCAGAGCGCATCGATGTCACCGAACCAACCACCCGAGGTCAGTGTGGCGCTCAACATCCCATCACTATTCTCAATGAGCATATCGCGGACATTTTTATCGGCATGGGCTGGGAAATTGCGGAAGGACCAGAGATTGAAGCAGAGTACTTCAATTTTGATTCCCTGAATTTTATTCCGGATCACCCTGCGCGTACCTTGCAGGATACATTCCACATTGCTCCGGAAGGCTCCAAGCAGGTTCTGCGTACGCATACTTCTCCGGTGCAAATGCGTACCATGTTGTCTCGCGAACTTCCCATCTACATCGCCTGTCCTGGCCGCGTATTCCGGACTGATGAATTGGATGCCACCCACACACCGGTTTTCCATCAGGTTGAAGGCCTAGCCGTGGATAAGGGCTTGACTATGGCTCACCTCAAGGGCACCTTGGATCACCTAGCTAAGACACTTTTCGGTCCAGAGACCAAGACCCGCATCCGTCCGAACTATTTTCCGTTTACGGAACCTTCGGCCGAAGTGGATGTGTGGTTCCCTGACAAGAAGGGAGGGGCAGGCTGGATTGAATGGGGAGGCTGCGGAATGGTCAATCCTAACGTCTTGACTGCTGCTGGTATCGACCCAGAAGAGTATTCCGGTTTCGCCTTCGGCATGGGCATTGAACGCACGCTGCAGTTCCGCAATGGCCTGCCCGATATGCGCGACATGGTGGAGGGGGATGTGCGCTTCACCCTTCCATTCGGAGTGCGGTAG
- the infC gene encoding translation initiation factor IF-3: MSAEARINDRIRVPEVRLVGPGGEQVGIVKTDDARKLAYEADLDLVEVAPNAKPPVAKIMDYGKFKYEQAQKAREARKNQQQTVVKEQKFRPKIDDHDYETKKGNVVRFLDKGSKVKVTIMFRGREQSRPELGFRLLERLANDVEEHGIVESRPKQDGRNMTMVLGPIRKGKK; encoded by the coding sequence ATTAGCGCTGAAGCTCGCATCAACGACCGTATTCGAGTCCCTGAGGTCCGACTCGTCGGTCCTGGCGGCGAACAGGTCGGAATCGTCAAAACTGACGATGCTCGCAAGCTGGCCTATGAAGCAGACCTTGACCTAGTTGAGGTTGCGCCGAACGCCAAGCCGCCTGTAGCCAAAATCATGGACTACGGCAAGTTCAAGTATGAGCAAGCCCAGAAGGCTCGAGAAGCTCGCAAGAACCAGCAGCAGACCGTGGTGAAGGAACAGAAGTTCCGCCCAAAGATCGACGATCACGACTATGAAACCAAGAAGGGTAACGTAGTTCGCTTCCTCGACAAGGGATCCAAGGTCAAGGTCACCATCATGTTCCGTGGACGTGAGCAATCCCGCCCGGAGCTTGGCTTCCGCCTGCTGGAGCGACTAGCCAACGATGTCGAAGAGCACGGCATTGTCGAATCTCGACCAAAGCAGGACGGCCGCAACATGACCATGGTCCTAGGCCCGATCCGCAAGGGCAAGAAGTAG
- the argC gene encoding N-acetyl-gamma-glutamyl-phosphate reductase: MLKIAVAGASGYAGSEALRLLLAHPGYGKDFEIGSLTGGSNAGNRFGDLVPHLPQLADRVLEDTTRDILVQNDAAILGLPHGVSAALDLPENMYVVDCGADYRLKNESDWDRYYGSEYAGHHTYGIPELPGNRDLIKKSRYIAAPGCFPTGATLAAVPGIAAGLIAPQISVVSVTGVSGAGKKPAVSLLGAETMENARAYNVGKHRHTPEIRQNLQAVVPDNEDVYVTFTPVLAPMKRGILTTVTAPARGSIQDIRKAYEDFCAAEPFLLLLPEGQQPETQSVRGSNMTHIQVEEVDGMVVVTSAIDNLTKGTAGAAVQCLNLMLGWDETAGLPQTGV, from the coding sequence ATGCTGAAAATCGCCGTTGCAGGAGCTAGTGGTTATGCCGGGTCGGAAGCACTTCGTCTTCTGTTAGCTCACCCTGGCTATGGAAAAGACTTCGAAATCGGGAGTCTCACTGGAGGTTCCAACGCGGGTAACCGCTTTGGAGACCTCGTTCCCCACCTTCCTCAGTTAGCTGACCGTGTGTTGGAGGATACAACGCGGGACATCCTCGTGCAGAATGACGCAGCGATTCTCGGTCTTCCTCATGGGGTCTCAGCCGCATTAGATCTGCCAGAGAACATGTATGTTGTCGACTGCGGTGCAGATTATCGCTTGAAGAACGAATCAGATTGGGATCGCTACTATGGCTCGGAATATGCGGGTCATCACACATATGGCATTCCTGAACTGCCTGGTAACCGTGATCTGATTAAGAAATCCCGCTATATTGCCGCGCCTGGTTGTTTCCCCACAGGTGCCACCTTGGCTGCAGTACCCGGCATCGCCGCAGGGCTTATTGCCCCACAGATCAGCGTGGTGTCAGTTACCGGTGTTTCTGGAGCAGGGAAAAAACCAGCCGTCAGTCTTCTCGGGGCAGAGACAATGGAAAATGCTCGCGCGTATAACGTAGGCAAGCATCGCCATACTCCTGAGATTCGCCAAAACCTACAGGCGGTTGTCCCAGATAATGAGGATGTGTACGTCACTTTCACACCGGTGTTGGCCCCAATGAAACGTGGGATCCTTACTACCGTGACTGCCCCAGCACGTGGCAGTATCCAAGACATTCGGAAGGCCTATGAGGACTTCTGCGCTGCTGAGCCTTTCTTATTGCTGCTTCCTGAGGGCCAACAACCTGAAACGCAGAGTGTTCGCGGCTCTAATATGACCCACATTCAGGTGGAAGAAGTTGATGGAATGGTCGTGGTGACCAGCGCGATCGATAATCTAACTAAGGGCACCGCTGGTGCCGCTGTTCAGTGTCTCAACCTCATGCTGGGATGGGACGAAACCGCGGGTCTTCCGCAGACGGGAGTCTAA